The Hordeum vulgare subsp. vulgare chromosome 4H, MorexV3_pseudomolecules_assembly, whole genome shotgun sequence genomic interval GGGTTTCTTGATTATTATGGTTGGGACTACTCTTGGCATGGTTGCATCATATTGGATCGGCTCATTGTTCCGCGAACGTCTACATGTAAAATTTCTCAGACTTGCATCTTTTCACTAAGGAACTATGCATTaatgttcttcttcttatctgTTTTGTTCCCCTTTTAATGCAGGCATGGTTAAAAAGATGGCCTCAGCAGATAGCTCTAATACAGCTTGCTGGTGAAGGGAACTGGTTTCAGCAGTTTCGAGTTGTTGCACTATTCAGAGTCTCACCATTTCCGTATACAATTTTTAACTATGCCGTAACCGTGACAGAAATCAAGTTCAATCCTTACCTATGTGGTTCAGTTGCCGGAATGGTACCTGAGGCATTCATCTATATCTATAGGTACGTACAGATATTCACATTACTGATAATGATTTAGTCAATCGAGTATCATTCTGTCATGGCTATTGAGGCCATCTAGGTTCATATCTGCCCTGCATCTGTCATCTGATTAATGCCGTTCACAAATAGTACATGGATGCGCCAAATAGTACATGGATGGGCGACTGATTATTTTACAATAGAGTTCAACAATGGAGCAGTATTTGGTAAACAAGCGTTATAGTTATACATTTGTGCTCTTGATAAGTTGGAAAAACctatgttatttttttgctgactCCAGCAATACATGATAAGGATGGCGAACTGTAACCAACCCAAACAGAGAGAACTTGTCTTTTCAAGAGTTGTGAGTGCACCAATCTGATTTCCAGACGTACTGTTAATCTGTATATGGATATGCAAGTAAAATTATAACAAAAAAAGTTAACTGTGAATAAATTATTTTCTATGCCAAATCTGATGGTATAGTTTCTACTGTACCAAACAAGCCCAAGTACTAGTTTTTGTCATCAGTTAACCGTGAGTACTAGTTTTTGTCATCAGTTAGCTGTCAAAGATAGAGAAGTTTGATTGCACACACTTTCTAGGCATCATGCATTTTGGATTAGAGGTAGCCCCACCTGTTGCTGTGTGTACTCAAATCTACTcaactccgttcctaaatataagtctttctagaggtttcactaatgaactacatacggatgtatatagacatactttagagtatagattcactcattttgctgtgtatgtagacacctagtgaaatgtcttaaaagacttatatttaggtacggagggagtagtttccaGAAGTATTGATGAGTTACTAATCTTACTAAATGCTTATGCAGCGGACGGTTAATACGTACTTTGGCTGATGTGAAGTATGGCAAGTATAGGATGACGCCAGTGGAGCTAACATACAACATAATCTCGTTCATCGTTGCTGTTGTCCTCACCGTTGCCTTTACAGTTTACGCCAAGAGGGCACTAAACCACATAAAAAGCTCAGATGATATTTGCGCAGAGGACCAACCTGGGGTGACTGCACTCAAGAATGGCCGCCAGGAGTGTTCCCATGCACATCCTCTAGCCCTAGATGTCGTGTGATGATATCTGGATCTATTGGGAGCTGAGCTGCTTAGAGAAAAAGTGAGGTGTGGTGTGGTGTTACTTGGTCATCGTTTTCTCGGTTGGAAGGGGTGAGGTAGGCTCTGATATCAGGTGGATGCACCTGTCTAACTAGATACATGCCCTGCTAATATGGTTATAGTACATACTTGATTAGTAGTTTCATGTACTTAATCACCAGAACATGTGACCAGCTTTAActtttgttgttctagttgttgatCGACTGGCAATTTAGCCTTGTCTTGAGGTGCATGTATTTGTTTGGTTGTTTCG includes:
- the LOC123449887 gene encoding TVP38/TMEM64 family membrane protein slr0305-like, yielding MPRVLPLDIEPGEAARAGETVVSMPSSSAVASRKGIEPSEQNIKDDECARLVIPAQHATADNNTEILPEQPKSRHFIWWMKVLLGCFLLILASYIFVKFGVPFAFEKVLLPIMQWEASAFGRPVLALVLVASLALLPLILVPSGPSMWLAGMIFGYGWGFLIIMVGTTLGMVASYWIGSLFRERLHAWLKRWPQQIALIQLAGEGNWFQQFRVVALFRVSPFPYTIFNYAVTVTEIKFNPYLCGSVAGMVPEAFIYIYSGRLIRTLADVKYGKYRMTPVELTYNIISFIVAVVLTVAFTVYAKRALNHIKSSDDICAEDQPGVTALKNGRQECSHAHPLALDVV